AGAAGCCTTAAAGGCGTGCACAACGTTTACCCCCAGCGATGCCTGTTGAAGAACACCGCCAGCTGGTTTTCAAAAAAGACTCCCCTACAAGGAAACAAGTTACTTACAATAATGCAAAGCTAGAAATAACTGCAGTGTCCAACAATAGGGGATTTGTTAAAAATAGACCACAGCCATGCAATGGACTACTGTACAGGACTTAAAAAtcaagttgtaaaaaaaaaaaatcaagttgtagaAGGTGCAGGAACAGGGGAAAATGTTTACAACATAATGGTCACATGGGAAAGAAAGGCTGTATAACGCTCATGCATCCTATAagcccaaatttatttatttatttgttttcaaagattttattgctttatttgagagagagagaaagcacgagcaggggtggggggcatggttgggaggggtagagggagaagcagactcaccgctgagtggggagcctgaggtagggctcaatcccaggaccctggggtcatgacctgagctgcaggtgaatgctgaaccgactgagccccctgggtgccccccaaatttatttttaagaagtacaTTTGAGTATGTATGTTGATAGATTAATGATTAAGGAAATATATCAAGACGTTAAATGCTTTTTCAGCTTTGCAGTACaagtaattttgatttttctctttgtgcttttTGGTATGTTGGTGGCTCAGCGTAGACCGGAGCCAGACTACCCTGATTTAGATCCCGGGCTCAACCGCATACGAGCTCTGTGGCCTTGTATAAGTGTTGCTTACctactctgtgcctcagttttacTGTTTATAAACTggggatggtgatgatgatgatgataatactGGTCTTACCAGGTtgttgtcaggattaaatgagtacATACGTGTAAAGTGCTTAGTATAATGCCTGGTCATAGGACATGCTGTGAATGCtacctattatttttaaaatttgctttttggTGAACATCGAAAGCTTTTatactcagggaaaaaaaaaggaataattagctgtaaacaaaagaaaggaaccaAGTTCTTGCAAGAAGGACTAAAATCGTGAAAGAGAGCAGTAAACATCACTCTAAAAACCACCCGCTGTCTGCTCCCAAAGTTAATACTAAGGTCAGGAGGAGGATCATTATCCTTGTAATTTGCAGACCAAATTCACTTTGGTCCACATTGCCTAGAAAATCAGGGAAAAgaagtacctttaaaaaaaaaaaaagaaagaaagaaagaaaagaagtaactTTTAATCCAATAGCCTAGATGGAGGGTCCATACTCTTTGTGATGTGAGTGGTCCTATTACTTGCTGGCTGGAGGAGGAGGTCGGGGGAAGGCCTGGGGGTCCGGGTGCCGTGTGGGAGAAGATGGTGGGAGGTGTTGGGACAGGAGAGCTCCCCCTCTCCAGCAGAGTTCTGGGTGGGGGGCGTCCTGAGCCGGGGCATCCTCCGGGTCACGGATCATCCTACAGGTATTTACACAGCGCCTGCTATGGGGCTAGGTCTCTCCGTTACCAAGACAACTGTTTCAGTGATCCAGGAAGGACAGCTGCTCATTGTTGACCACTTCCtgctttgggggagggggggtcggTTCTCAAAACACCAAGCATGAATTTTGTCACTTAGTCTTTACCAACCCTGGAAGGGCAGTGCTAATAGCATCCTCATTGTAGAGACGAGGAGCCTGGGTGCAGAGAGTTGACTGGCACCGGGTCAGAAAGCTTATAAGGAACAGGCTGCATGTCAACGTCTGGGCCACCTGGTCTAGAGTCACAAGGTTGaatgcccccccccacccgcctccgGTCGGCTTCCTTGGCTCTGGAACCCAGAAGAGGCCAAACGTCTTGAAGAGCCCCGCTCTGCATCTTTTTCCCCTCCTGTCTCTGAGCCCTGACTCCTTACTTTTTACCCTCCTGTGTTCCCATGCCCCAAAGAGAACCCCATTTGTTTCATTCCACTGTCTCGAGGTGGGAAATACTCTTTTTGACTAGAAGGAAGACCATTCCTGTGGGTCTGTGCGCTTCCTGAATGGTACTCCTGCCTCTAAAGATACCGGAGGCCAGGAGACCAGCCCTGACTTATTCCTATGCAgatacatttttgtgttttgttgtgttttgtttttaaagattttatttatttattcatgaaagacacacagagagagaggcagagacccaggcagagggagaagcaggctccatgcagggagcctgatgtgggacttgatcccgggtctccaggatcacaccctggaccgaaggcggccacacttttgtttttaaaaatgttttgattgtgggaaaatatgcataacataaaagTTAACCGTCTTCACCACTTTGCAAGGGCGTTAAGTGCACTCACGATGTTGTGCAAACACTCTCTGGAACCCTTTTCATCTCAAAAAACTAGATTTCTGtatccattaaacactaactccccgatctctcctctcccccagcccttGGCCGCCTTCTGGGTCTATGAATCTGACTTCTTTAgggacctcatataagtggagtcatatattattttttttgtgacCATCTTTATTTCACCTAGGATAACGTCCTCAATGTTCATCCATATCATCATGGGCCatatgtcaggatttccttcctttcaaaggCTGAATGGTGTCCCATCGTGtgtataaaccacattttggTCATCTATTcacccatcccaggcccctgggatcataccctgagccgaaggcagatgcgcaaccaccgGGCCACCCAGCGGTCCCCGGAGGACCATTCTTACCTAATCCCCTCTCGTTTCTCTTGGGGCACAGGTCAGTCCATCGTGGGCTGTAAGGCCATCCTCATCGACGACCAGGTTTTCGTGGTGGTGGCCCAGCTCTTCGGCGGCTCCCACATCTACAAGTACGACGAGAGCTGGACCAAGTTTGTCAAGTTCCAGGACATCGAAGTCTCCCGCATTTCCAAGCCCAACGACATCGAGCTCTTTCAGATCGAGGACGAGACGTTCTTCATCATCGCTGACAGCTCCAAAGCCGGCCTGTCCACCGTGTATAAATGGAACAGCAAAGGCTTCTACTCCTACCAGTCTCTGCACGAGTGGTTCAGGGACACGGACGCGGAGTTCGTGGACATAGACGGGAAGTCGCACCTGATTCTGTCCAGCCGCTCCCAGGTCCCCATCATCCTCCAGTGGAATAAAAGCTCCAAGAAGTTCGTCCCCCACAGTGACATCCCCAACATGGAAGATGTCCTGGCTGTGAAGAGCTTTAGGATGCAGAATGCCCTCTACCTTTCCCTCACCCGCTTCATCGGGGACTCCCGGGTCATGAGGTGGAACAGTAAGCAGTTTGTGGAGATCCAGGCTCTTCCATCCCGGGGGGCCATGACCCTGCAgcccttttcttttaaagataatcaCTACCTGGCCCTGGGGAGTGACTATACGTTCTCCCAGATCTACCAGTGGGATAAAGAGAAGCAGCTATTCAAAAAATTCAAGGAGATTTACGTGCAGGCCCCTCGCTGCTTCACGGCGGTCTCCACTGACaggagagatttcttttttgcatCCAGTttcaaagggaaaacaaagatTTTCGAGCACATAGTCGTTGACTTAAGTTTGTGAAGGGGGTGATGGGGGCCTTTAAAGATGTGTAGCCCTGGCTTAGAAGCAAATGGAAAGCCAAGTTCAGAGCTCTCAAATTAAGGACGCATTTGGGGAAATAGAAGTTTTCAAAATGTTAGAACTCACGTCTTAATCAGGGATTGCACTTACTGGCTAACTGCATGACATGTCCAGTCTCCCACCCGGAAAGGCATCTTCAAGCCTGTTCTCTCTGAGGAGAGAGTACCACAGTAACTCTTACCATCTAGGAAagtaatgtgctttttttttttttcctttttctttctttcttttttcaaatgaggaaggAGGAAATCAGATAAGATGGAACAGCTCTTAGGatgaaatcaaaaacaaaaacaaaaaaagacccaACGCGCTAGGGGCCCTCCTCATTCCATCTTAGCCATCTTTTTTGGTAAGAACTCTTCAAGGCAAAGTCAGCGGAAAAGATTTGCTGatgattcctttaaaaatctgataaCACTCAGCAATGCTATTTTGAGCCATTTCAGTTCCCCGAACCCCCCTTAATAGCAGAACGTTGGCCATCTCATTGGCTCCCGGGGATGCTCGTCGGGGGCGGCATCAACGAAATAATGTTGGACGTGGCTCCCTCTGCCACAAAGAAAATACTCTGCTGACACGTGTCCAGGCCCAGCCCGGGCTGCAGGCCCATGAGTGAGACAAAGGTGTTCTCCCCTTGTCCCTGGGGTTCAAAGCCGACCCCGTGGCGGCCCGAGCAATACTGCTTGTTAGATGCTCTCCATGACTCAGCTGCTTCCCTGAACCCGTTCTTTGAGTTTGTGGGTAACCAGCAGACAGGCCAAAGACTGAATGGTGCTTTTTTATCCCGTCCTTTAAAGCAGTAGGACAGGTATTTCCATCGGATGGGCATTTGGTAGAATTGTTGAGGGAAGGTTTTGTGAATCAAAGAGGACTTTACACAAGTCTCGATGCACTTTGAAACCTAGAGGTGGCCCTTTGATTTGTGCATGCCTGTGCCCTCGGGGCAGCGTCATATTTCGAGTCATTGAATACCAGactccccacctgcccacctgccttccATTGTGCTCACACAACGGTCCTGCTTTGTTGAtgtgctgttgctgctgctcccAGCATGGCCCTTCTGGAGGGGCTCTGGCACCAAATTGCAGAACCTGAGGTGGTCATGACACCAGCGCCCCTGTCTTTCCCGGTAGTTTCCCCAAGGAAAGCCCCCAGGGGCTCACACGCTGACGTGGGGCTCATCCTGAATAGGCTAGCGGGGGGCGGGGGATCATCAGAGCCCAGCTTTGGAGCTAGGGACGCTGGATCCCACAGACCAGGTCTGCGCTCAGGGGGCCTGAGGGCCTATTTCAAAATGGGCTTCTGTGGTGTGGATTGTCGGGAAGCCCCGGGGGCTCTGGTTTTGTGGTGGAAGCTCCCCAGTGGATGCTGTGCCTGACTAGTTGGTTCTCTTCAGAGAACATGAAGTGGGTTTTAGGAGAGCCACCCGACAACGTCTCTCGGAGCCCCCAAAGCAGCACGATCGTGTTGCAGTGCAGTGTTATTCTTTAGCAATCGTTTGCCAAGTCATGAGCAGGGAGATGTTTTGCCACAAATATGAGCGTGGTGTTGTTTCTGGTTTCCGCAGTGCCTATCAAGGCCATAAATAGCATCGAGGTTGCCAGAGCACTCCTGGGTACGATCTGGGCCGCAGGCTGAGGGCTTCCAGCCGAGGACACCGGGGATTTTAAT
The Canis lupus baileyi chromosome 2, mCanLup2.hap1, whole genome shotgun sequence genome window above contains:
- the LGI2 gene encoding LOW QUALITY PROTEIN: leucine-rich repeat LGI family member 2 (The sequence of the model RefSeq protein was modified relative to this genomic sequence to represent the inferred CDS: inserted 1 base in 1 codon), yielding MALRRGGPAGRGRLLLLXGAASLVRPGAQVRRLARCPATCSCTKESIICVGSSWVPRTVPGDISSLSLVNGTFLEIKDRMFSHLPSLQLLLLNSNSFTVIRDDAFAGLFHLEYLFIEGNKIETISRNAFRGLRDLTHLSLANNHIKALPRDVFSDLDSLIELDLRGNKFECDCKAKWLYLWLKMTNSTVSDVLCIGPPEYQEKKLNDVPSFDYECTTTDFVVHQTLPYQSVSVDTFNSKNDVYVAIAQPSMENCMVLEWDHIEMNFRSYDNITGQSIVGCKAILIDDQVFVVVAQLFGGSHIYKYDESWTKFVKFQDIEVSRISKPNDIELFQIEDETFFIIADSSKAGLSTVYKWNSKGFYSYQSLHEWFRDTDAEFVDIDGKSHLILSSRSQVPIILQWNKSSKKFVPHSDIPNMEDVLAVKSFRMQNALYLSLTRFIGDSRVMRWNSKQFVEIQALPSRGAMTLQPFSFKDNHYLALGSDYTFSQIYQWDKEKQLFKKFKEIYVQAPRCFTAVSTDRRDFFFASSFKGKTKIFEHIVVDLSL